In Leptospira saintgironsiae, the following are encoded in one genomic region:
- the pth gene encoding aminoacyl-tRNA hydrolase, with product MANLKLMIVGLGNPGQKYERNRHNIGFLVLDDLAKDWGVDLNRSTKEEKGKMDKEGVSYYFLKPLEYMNLSGKAVSELSRKNGIPPENILVIHDEVDFPFSKLKFKQSGGNGGHNGIKDISEKLGSPDFFRLRFGVGKPGDSALTAGHVLSNFNQEEMSKLPELFDQAKQKIKDWVRERQIIFSKASDK from the coding sequence ATGGCAAACTTGAAACTGATGATCGTTGGCTTGGGCAATCCAGGCCAAAAATACGAAAGAAACCGTCATAATATTGGCTTTCTAGTCCTGGACGATCTTGCAAAAGATTGGGGAGTAGATTTAAATCGTTCCACCAAAGAAGAAAAAGGAAAAATGGATAAGGAAGGAGTTTCTTACTATTTTCTAAAACCTTTGGAATACATGAATCTTTCTGGGAAAGCTGTCAGCGAGCTCTCACGAAAAAATGGGATCCCTCCCGAAAATATTTTAGTCATTCATGACGAAGTCGACTTTCCATTCTCCAAACTTAAATTCAAACAAAGCGGCGGAAATGGCGGTCATAACGGGATCAAGGATATCTCCGAAAAATTGGGATCGCCTGATTTTTTCAGACTCAGATTCGGAGTGGGAAAACCTGGAGACAGTGCTCTTACTGCGGGGCATGTTCTATCCAATTTTAACCAGGAAGAAATGAGCAAATTGCCCGAATTATTCGACCAGGCCAAACAAAAAATCAAGGATTGGGTCCGGGAAAGACAGATCATTTTTTCGAAAGCCTCCGATAAATAA
- the cimA gene encoding (R)-citramalate synthase CimA yields MGNTRPKVQILDVTLRDGEQTRGVSFSASEKLNIAKFLLQNLKVDRVEIASARVSQGELESVRGIMSWAASEGLEKRIEILGFVDSHKSVDWILASGAKTLNLLTKGSLKHLEGQLKKTPKEHFEEVSETIQYAKKNGLEVNIYLEDWSNGYLNSKEYVLDFVSHLSKEPLGKIFLPDTLGVLSPDETFSGISLLTQKHPELHFEFHGHNDYDLSVANCLFAVKAGAKGLHVSVNGLGERAGNSPLEAVITALHDKVGICTDVDEKSISEASRLVEVFSGKRISANRPVVGEDVFTQTAGVHADGDKKGNLYANPILPERFGRKRSYALGKLAGKASISENLKQLGLVLSPEIEKKVLEKVIELGDQNKTITPEDLPFIIADVSGNSSVQAIKITGCKINSGIGIRPKASLELEYQGKKYSEEGEGDGGYDAFMSALTSIASKAGLSIPRLVDYEVRIPPGGKTDALVETMITWNKAQENHEEENFKTMGIHCDQTVAAVLATEKMLNLILPTWQT; encoded by the coding sequence ATGGGAAACACAAGACCTAAAGTCCAAATCCTGGATGTAACTCTCAGAGATGGAGAGCAAACCAGAGGTGTAAGTTTCTCCGCTTCCGAAAAACTAAATATCGCAAAATTTCTATTACAAAATCTGAAAGTAGATCGAGTAGAGATCGCATCCGCTCGGGTCTCTCAGGGTGAATTGGAAAGTGTCCGTGGAATCATGTCCTGGGCAGCTTCAGAGGGCTTAGAAAAACGGATCGAAATTTTAGGATTCGTAGATTCTCACAAAAGTGTGGATTGGATCCTTGCTTCCGGAGCCAAAACATTAAACCTACTTACTAAAGGTTCTCTAAAACATCTAGAAGGGCAGCTCAAAAAAACTCCAAAAGAACATTTCGAAGAAGTATCCGAAACAATTCAATATGCTAAGAAGAATGGACTAGAAGTGAATATTTATTTGGAAGACTGGTCCAATGGATATTTAAATAGCAAAGAATATGTTTTGGATTTTGTTTCCCATCTTTCTAAAGAACCATTAGGCAAAATTTTCTTACCTGATACATTGGGAGTTCTTTCTCCTGATGAAACATTCTCAGGAATTTCACTTCTTACCCAAAAACATCCAGAATTACATTTCGAATTCCACGGACATAACGATTACGATCTTTCTGTAGCAAACTGTTTATTCGCAGTTAAAGCAGGAGCAAAAGGTTTACACGTTAGCGTTAATGGACTGGGAGAAAGAGCAGGAAATTCTCCACTCGAAGCAGTAATCACAGCACTCCACGATAAGGTGGGTATATGCACAGATGTAGACGAAAAATCAATCTCTGAAGCAAGCCGACTTGTAGAAGTTTTTAGTGGAAAAAGGATCTCTGCAAACCGTCCTGTAGTGGGAGAAGATGTATTCACCCAAACTGCAGGAGTTCACGCAGACGGAGACAAAAAAGGGAATTTATACGCAAACCCAATTCTGCCGGAACGTTTTGGTAGAAAAAGAAGTTATGCACTTGGTAAACTTGCAGGTAAAGCAAGCATCTCTGAAAATCTAAAACAACTAGGCCTTGTACTTTCTCCTGAGATAGAAAAAAAGGTTTTGGAAAAGGTTATAGAGCTCGGGGACCAAAACAAAACAATCACACCTGAAGATCTCCCATTTATCATTGCAGACGTTTCCGGAAATTCAAGCGTACAAGCGATCAAGATCACAGGATGTAAGATCAACTCTGGAATTGGGATCCGTCCGAAAGCGAGCCTAGAATTAGAATATCAAGGTAAAAAATATTCTGAGGAAGGAGAAGGAGATGGAGGTTATGACGCATTCATGTCTGCTCTGACTAGCATTGCTTCCAAAGCTGGACTTTCTATTCCTAGACTAGTAGATTATGAGGTTCGAATTCCACCTGGTGGAAAAACGGATGCACTCGTGGAGACAATGATTACCTGGAATAAAGCACAGGAAAACCATGAAGAAGAAAATTTTAAAACCATGGGAATCCACTGCGACCAAACAGTAGCTGCAGTATTAGCTACAGAAAAAATGCTGAACTTAATTCTTCCTACATGGCAAACTTGA